From Streptomyces sp. NBC_01754, a single genomic window includes:
- a CDS encoding ATP-binding protein has product MRDPLSALSDAFTAFLFGKVETTRLPVRTSTGQAQAVYLPTAAPGLGDSGVIIGREVYSGKGYIYDPFQLYGQQLPAPHWLVLGESGNGKSALEKTYVLRQLRFRDRQVVVLDAQGEDGVGEWNLIAQELGITPIRLDPTAALNDGIRLNPLDPTITTTGQLALLRTIIEVAMGHGLDERSGFALKVAHAYVNETITDRQPVLMDIVEQLRHPKPESAQAMNVDLDDVRAWGLDVALVLDRLVDGDLRGMFDGPTTIGIDLDAPLIVFDLSHIDRNSIAMPILMAIVGVWLEHTWIRPDRKKRIFLVEEAWHIINSPFVAQLFQRLLKFGRRLGLSFVAVVHHLSDVVDGAAAKEAAAILKMASTRTIYAQKADEARATGKVIGLPRWAVEIIPTLTPGIAVWDVNGNVQVVKHLITEAERPLVFTDRAMTEGSVPDLLPDDVRAAEQEAEERAARIERQQRLAESTESTVA; this is encoded by the coding sequence GCCGCGCCCGGCCTCGGCGACTCCGGTGTGATCATCGGCCGCGAGGTGTACTCCGGAAAGGGCTACATCTACGACCCGTTCCAGTTGTACGGCCAGCAGCTGCCCGCCCCGCACTGGCTGGTCCTCGGCGAATCCGGCAACGGCAAGTCCGCGCTGGAGAAGACCTATGTGCTCCGCCAGCTCCGTTTCCGTGACCGGCAGGTAGTCGTCCTGGACGCCCAGGGTGAGGACGGCGTGGGCGAGTGGAACCTCATCGCCCAGGAACTGGGTATAACCCCCATCCGCCTCGACCCGACCGCCGCGCTGAACGACGGGATCCGGCTCAACCCGCTCGACCCGACGATCACCACCACCGGCCAGCTCGCCCTGCTCCGCACCATCATCGAGGTCGCCATGGGCCATGGCCTCGACGAGCGTTCCGGCTTCGCACTCAAGGTGGCCCACGCCTACGTCAACGAGACCATCACCGACCGCCAGCCGGTCCTTATGGACATCGTGGAACAACTGCGCCACCCGAAGCCCGAGTCCGCACAGGCGATGAACGTCGACCTGGACGACGTACGCGCCTGGGGCCTGGACGTCGCGCTCGTCCTGGACCGCCTCGTCGACGGTGACCTGCGGGGCATGTTCGACGGGCCGACGACCATCGGGATCGACCTCGACGCCCCGCTGATCGTCTTCGACCTCTCCCACATCGACCGCAACTCCATCGCGATGCCCATCCTCATGGCGATCGTCGGTGTATGGCTGGAACACACCTGGATCAGGCCCGACCGGAAGAAGCGCATCTTCCTGGTCGAGGAGGCCTGGCACATCATCAACTCCCCGTTCGTCGCGCAGCTCTTCCAGCGCCTGCTCAAGTTCGGCCGACGGCTCGGTCTGTCCTTCGTCGCCGTCGTCCACCACCTCAGTGACGTCGTCGACGGAGCCGCGGCCAAGGAGGCGGCGGCCATCCTGAAGATGGCCTCCACCCGCACCATCTACGCCCAGAAGGCCGACGAGGCCCGAGCCACCGGCAAGGTCATCGGCCTGCCCAGATGGGCGGTCGAGATCATCCCGACCCTGACCCCCGGCATCGCGGTCTGGGACGTCAACGGCAACGTCCAGGTCGTCAAACACCTGATCACCGAAGCGGAACGCCCTCTGGTCTTCACCGACCGGGCCATGACCGAGGGCTCCGTGCCGGATCTGCTCCCCGACGACGTACGGGCCGCGGAGCAGGAGGCTGAGGAGCGGGCGGCCCGGATCGAACGTCAGCAGCGGCTGGCCGAGTCCACCGAGTCGACGGTGGCCTGA